From the Plodia interpunctella isolate USDA-ARS_2022_Savannah chromosome 5, ilPloInte3.2, whole genome shotgun sequence genome, one window contains:
- the LOC128669799 gene encoding PHD finger protein 20-like isoform X8, whose amino-acid sequence MVLRKCSILHCISCSTRKEDIGVTYHKYPKDVSLRAVWAEVSKIKIRDIQLTTYVCSRHFRKSDFQMYKDSKYVLKSDSIPSIFPWTTMDTDTDSSKADDTNTESVASKTVTDNVIMETDDETKEIKALNSSKESDGENLDAIRKYIEEQEKEIQELTAQSSEKKNEETKKVAEVKEIKSSTEETMDVASSMMDMILSESEARIAKKDGGDQIKGLSTPEKGSSSVALSVGSQVEAKDFAEFWHPAEIMEVDYDEMEVLVRYDNPAKSRHDEWISVSSPRLRPRGTSEALPGETPQIDTAPEGTPQDMTAAATIPDPQAVTEELKVEDKVKLTFVVGERCLARWRDNRRFMATITKDLGEGKYEIAFDDGFQWKCAVSRLCKYKENLSVDTGSLTPSASVPSPIQHGVGPSGAPLLPAYHTHLFDPNRDYLGSKSERREMKRKLNVKELFNIGQKKRKKIPEEKPQKVMTPKKQKVVKKKITPSKPDSKKKVSRNDIPEAVASIIGTVNEELEQKDKLDSTAAESVVTEAKDDIKDNMDVENEIVETSSEITISETEGKAQELDVVTHSQIDTTVANNVLSTSVNDNSICENAADMLTIENEALVIGNNESSPEKDSPCAVASETIKTEDLVDKTETVGETHKTIPEEELKLEIFEKQDEVKHEEVIDKIKEVITKIEGDLNHVQVESPKAEIKIEGIKEEAREKSKKLSKIKKGKKLRLLQEKKVKKQVEKVKNELEEMKRQVEEMRKQMLMKTGGVEGEGPMQMPESFLLPGEWCCKWVNGQPVGKVCELESDPREEAKGGLPRRSVQVEDKRLPEGWTKHMVRRSLGHSAGKWDVVLVSPDNRRFHTKTDMRNYLENNPDEELKQYEHALMDFGVHLKLSRRMGWFTTTPGGTDDIPVMTLPAGTLNTTSPLVKRRKLSLKNRPRQIKIKMKEKKRKPARKGYEIPSAEHLGAAGSADGEYMVVDTSAPLPPSDPPLEDGYDGERIKIVHMKREEIINCHCGFREEDGLMVQCELCLCWQHALCHNIQKESEVPEKYTCSICLNPWRGRRSKRFVHDQDRLYEGALPGGGGGGGAGAGGGGTNARLRRAHELGGNLLRLQDALHALQVKYHVAVKKDHPKLYLWAKDWENGDINMTQERLNSEYSDLNIMLNSIGKENMRIKVDDLNNIDMDHDRVSQRDGLNPVVLSGLVSSPGALELPLSGSELERLAGDAQDEQELPRGPQPEAAIENGPCRERLLRHIQRCQAIIDARLDSIEAQVAELESQDPSFEDDETADYFPRTKQTIQMLMRDLDTMEELGAS is encoded by the exons ATGGTCCTGAGAAAGTGTAGTATACTACACTGTATATCATGTTCGACTAGAAAGGAAGATATTGGTGTTACTTATCACAAGTATCCAAAAGATGTTTCCTTGAGGGCAGTTTGGGCTGAggtttctaaaattaaaatcagagACATACAACTCACGACATATGTTTGCTCGCGACATTTCCGCAAAAGCGATTTCCAAATGTACAAGGATTCTAAATATGTCCTTAAGTCAG ATTCCATACCTTCAATATTTCCTTGGACAACAATGGACACCGACACAGATTCTTCCAAAGCTGATGACACAAACACTGAAAGTGTAGCAAGTAAAACTGTAACCGACAATGTCATTATGGAGACTGATGATGAaactaaagaaataaaagctCTAAATAGCAGCAAGGAATCTGATGGGGAGAATTTAGATGCCATTAGAAAGTACATTGAGGAACAAGAAAAGGAGATACAAGAACTCACTGCTCAGAGTAGTGAAAAGAAGAATGAGGAAACAAAGAAAGTTGCAGAAGTCAAGGAAATTAAATCCAGTACAGAAGAGACCATGGATGTAGCATCAAGCATGATGGATATGATTCTGAGTGAGTCTGAAGCAAGGATAGCTAAAAAAGATGGGGGCGATCAAATCAAAGGCTTGTCAACACCTGAAAAAG gTAGCAGTAGTGTGGCATTGTCTGTCGGTTCCCAAGTGGAAGCTAAAGATTTTGCTGAGTTCTGGCACCCAGCCGAAATCATGGAAGTTGATTATGATGAAATGGAAGTGTTGGTACGCTATGACAATCCAGCTAAGAG CAGACATGATGAATGGATAAGTGTGAGCAGTCCCCGGCTAAGACCTCGAGGCACATCGGAAGCACTTCCAGGGGAAACTCCTCAAATAGACACTGCTCCTGAAGGAACTCCACAGGATATGACAGCAGCTGCGACTATACCAGATCCGCAGGCAGTTACAGAGGAGTTGAAAGTGGAAGACAAAGTTAAACTGACTTTTGTTGTTGGTGAGAGATGCTTGGCTCGTTGGCGGGACAACAGGAGGTTCATGGCTACTATTACTAAGGACTTGGGTGAAG gAAAATACGAAATCGCTTTTGACGACGGTTTTCAATGGAAATGCGCAGTATCGAGGTTGTGTAAATACAAAGAGAATCTCAGTGTGGACACAGGTTCATTAACCCCAAGTGCTTCAGTCCCATCGCCAATTCAACACGGAGTTGGGCCGAGTGGCGCCCCGCTGCTCCCCGCATACCACACACACCTTTTTGACCCCAACCGTGATTACTTAGGATCCAAGAGCGAGAGacgtgaaatgaaacgcaAGTTGAATGTGAAGGAGTTGTTCAATATCGGTCAGAAGAAACGAAAGAAAATACCAGAAGAAAAACCACAGAAGGTCATGACGCCGAAGAAGCAGAAGGTCgtaaagaagaaaattacCCCATCAAAACCTGATAGTAAGAAAAAGGTGTCAAGGAATGATATTCCTG AGGCAGTAGCTTCAATTATAGGAACAGTTAACGAGGAACTAGAACAGAAAGATAAATTAGATTCCACAGCTGCTGAATCTGTAGTTACAGAGGCGAAAGATGATATTAAAGATAATATGGATGTGGAAAATGAAATCGTAGAAACTTCTAGCGAAATTACCATTTCTGAAACAGAAGGAAAGGCACAGGAACTTGATGTTGTTACCCATTCCCAGATTGATACAACAGTTgctaataatgttttatcaaCATCAGTAAATGATAattctatttgtgaaaatgcAGCTGACATGTTAACTATTGAAAATGAAGCATTAGTTATTGGGAACAATGAATCAAGTCCCGAAAAGGACTCACCTTGTGCCGTTGCCagtgaaacaataaaaacagaagATTTAGTTGATAAAACTGAAACTGTTGGTGAAACACATAAGACT ataccAGAAGAGGAGCTGAAGCTTGAGATATTCGAGAAACAAGACGAAGTGAAGCACGAGGAGGtcatagacaaaataaaagaggtcattacaaaaatagagGGTGATTTGAACCACGTACAAGTCGAGTCGCCCAaagctgaaattaaaattgaggGCATAAAAGAGGAAGCAAGAgagaaaagtaaaaagttgtcgaaaataaagaaaggtAAAAAGTTGAGGTTGTTACAGGAGAAGAAGGTGAAGAAGCAGGTGGAGAAAGTGAAGAATGAGCTGGAAGAGATGAAGCGGCAGGTTGAAGAAATGAGGAAGCAGATGTTGATGAAGACTGGTGGGGTTGAGGGGGAGGGACCCATGCAGATGCCCGAGAGCTTCCTGTTGCCTGGAGAGTGGTGTTGCAAGTGGGTCAACGGCCAGCCCGTGGGAAAAGTGTGTGAATTGGAGTCTGACCCACGCGAAGAAGCTAAAGGGGGTCTGCCGAGGAGAAGTGTGCAA GTTGAAGATAAACGGTTACCTGAGGGCTGGACTAAACACATGGTTCGAAGGAGTCTGGGACATTCGGCGGGGAAATGGGATGTGGTTTTAGTTAG TCCCGACAACCGTCGATTTCACACGAAGACGGACATGCGCAACTACCTGGAGAACAACCCCGATGAGGAGCTGAAGCAATACGAGCACGCGCTCATGGACTTCGGAGTACACCTCAAGCTGTCGCGGAGGATGGGCTGGTTCACTACCACACCAG GTGGCACAGACGATATACCCGTGATGACCCTCCCGGCCGGCACGCTGAACACGACGTCGCCGCTCGTGAAGCGGAGGAAGCTCAGCCTCAAGAACAGGCCGCGGCAGATCAAGATCAAGATGAAGGAGAAGAAGAGGAAGCCGGCGCGGAAGGGCTACGAA atCCCTTCGGCAGAGCATTTAGGAGCAGCTGGATCAGCAGACGGAGAATACATGGTGGTCGACACTTCCGCGCCTCTCCCGCCGAGTGACCCGCCTTTAGAAGATGGTTACG atGGTGAACGCATCAAAATCGTGCACATGAAGCGAGAAGAGATAATAAACTGCCACTGTGGTTTCCGAGAAGAGGACGGACTAATGGTGCAGTGTGAATTGTGTTTGTGTTGGCAACACGCGCTCTGTCACAACATTCAGAAGGAGTCTGAG GTTCCAGAGAAATACACGTGCAGCATATGCCTGAACCCGTGGCGCGGTCGGCGCTCGAAGCGGTTCGTGCACGACCAGGACCGGCTGTACGAGGGCGCGCTGCCGGGCggcggcgggggcgggggcgcgggcgcgggggGCGGGGGCACCAACGCGCGGCTGCGGCGGGCGCACGAGCTGGGCGGCAACCTGCTGCGGCTGCAGGACGCTCTGCACGCGCTGCAAGTCAAGTACCACGTCGCTGT TAAGAAAGATCACCCAAAACTTTACCTCTGGGCCAAAGACTGGGAGAACGGAGACATCAACATGACTCAGGAGCGACTCAACTCGGAGTACTCGGACCTGAACATCATGTTGAACTCCATCGGCAAGGAGAACATGAGGATCAAGGTCGACGACCTCAATAACATTGATATGGACCATGACAG AGTAAGCCAGCGCGATGGCCTCAACCCCGTGGTGCTGAGCGGGCTGGTGTCCAGCCCGGGCGCGCTCGAGCTGCCGCTGTCCGGCTCCGAGCTCGAGCGCCTCGCCGGCGACGCGCAGGACG AACAAGAGTTACCCCGCGGGCCTCAACCTGAAGCAGCTATAGAGAACGGTCCGTGCCGAGAACGTTTGCTGCGACACATACAACGATGTCAAGCTATCATCGACGCTAGGTTGGACTCCATCGAGGCCCAGGTGGCAG AGCTAGAATCTCAAGACCCATCATTTGAAGATGACGAGACAGCCGACTACTTCCCCCGCACCAAGCAGACCATACAAATGTTGATGAGGGACCTGGACACTATGGAAGAACTTGGTGCCAGTTAA
- the LOC128669799 gene encoding PHD finger protein 20-like isoform X7 translates to MDTDTDSSKADDTNTESVASKTVTDNVIMETDDETKEIKALNSSKESDGENLDAIRKYIEEQEKEIQELTAQSSEKKNEETKKVAEVKEIKSSTEETMDVASSMMDMILSSSSVALSVGSQVEAKDFAEFWHPAEIMEVDYDEMEVLVRYDNPAKRHDEWISVSSPRLRPRGTSEALPGETPQIDTAPEGTPQDMTAAATIPDPQAVTEELKVEDKVKLTFVVGERCLARWRDNRRFMATITKDLGEGKYEIAFDDGFQWKCAVSRLCKYKENLSVDTGSLTPSASVPSPIQHGVGPSGAPLLPAYHTHLFDPNRDYLGSKSERREMKRKLNVKELFNIGQKKRKKIPEEKPQKVMTPKKQKVVKKKITPSKPDSKKKVSRNDIPEAVASIIGTVNEELEQKDKLDSTAAESVVTEAKDDIKDNMDVENEIVETSSEITISETEGKAQELDVVTHSQIDTTVANNVLSTSVNDNSICENAADMLTIENEALVIGNNESSPEKDSPCAVASETIKTEDLVDKTETVGETHKTIPEEELKLEIFEKQDEVKHEEVIDKIKEVITKIEGDLNHVQVESPKAEIKIEGIKEEAREKSKKLSKIKKGKKLRLLQEKKVKKQVEKVKNELEEMKRQVEEMRKQMLMKTGGVEGEGPMQMPESFLLPGEWCCKWVNGQPVGKVCELESDPREEAKGGLPRRSVQVEDKRLPEGWTKHMVRRSLGHSAGKWDVVLVSPDNRRFHTKTDMRNYLENNPDEELKQYEHALMDFGVHLKLSRRMGWFTTTPGGTDDIPVMTLPAGTLNTTSPLVKRRKLSLKNRPRQIKIKMKEKKRKPARKGYEIPSAEHLGAAGSADGEYMVVDTSAPLPPSDPPLEDGYVYVGSLKVQIIENLLRCPAEGCFKNFRNNTLIKMHIKHYHRELRKMLGRTPKVADLASARALPTDVPLQKGREPELKTLKVKIAKIHNKEIKNTIKKEEPKQEVKLELPIETPTTPVKDIEMPKQDSPKLRHALVNKPLKRPRVLLPVRRAEPEFEPVEEIEEAISEPMQMIDIQDFEAAISTHTVTKPTNFDKIKVISEDDEWYGMNSDVDTQSSFPRSGSPDSKSMDQKPVSSESNEEHQKDMDNYTYTENGERIKIVHMKREEIINCHCGFREEDGLMVQCELCLCWQHALCHNIQKESEVPEKYTCSICLNPWRGRRSKRFVHDQDRLYEGALPGGGGGGGAGAGGGGTNARLRRAHELGGNLLRLQDALHALQVKYHVAVKKDHPKLYLWAKDWENGDINMTQERLNSEYSDLNIMLNSIGKENMRIKVDDLNNIDMDHDRVSQRDGLNPVVLSGLVSSPGALELPLSGSELERLAGDAQDEQELPRGPQPEAAIENGPCRERLLRHIQRCQAIIDARLDSIEAQVAELESQDPSFEDDETADYFPRTKQTIQMLMRDLDTMEELGAS, encoded by the exons ATGGACACCGACACAGATTCTTCCAAAGCTGATGACACAAACACTGAAAGTGTAGCAAGTAAAACTGTAACCGACAATGTCATTATGGAGACTGATGATGAaactaaagaaataaaagctCTAAATAGCAGCAAGGAATCTGATGGGGAGAATTTAGATGCCATTAGAAAGTACATTGAGGAACAAGAAAAGGAGATACAAGAACTCACTGCTCAGAGTAGTGAAAAGAAGAATGAGGAAACAAAGAAAGTTGCAGAAGTCAAGGAAATTAAATCCAGTACAGAAGAGACCATGGATGTAGCATCAAGCATGATGGATATGATTCTGA gTAGCAGTAGTGTGGCATTGTCTGTCGGTTCCCAAGTGGAAGCTAAAGATTTTGCTGAGTTCTGGCACCCAGCCGAAATCATGGAAGTTGATTATGATGAAATGGAAGTGTTGGTACGCTATGACAATCCAGCTAAGAG ACATGATGAATGGATAAGTGTGAGCAGTCCCCGGCTAAGACCTCGAGGCACATCGGAAGCACTTCCAGGGGAAACTCCTCAAATAGACACTGCTCCTGAAGGAACTCCACAGGATATGACAGCAGCTGCGACTATACCAGATCCGCAGGCAGTTACAGAGGAGTTGAAAGTGGAAGACAAAGTTAAACTGACTTTTGTTGTTGGTGAGAGATGCTTGGCTCGTTGGCGGGACAACAGGAGGTTCATGGCTACTATTACTAAGGACTTGGGTGAAG gAAAATACGAAATCGCTTTTGACGACGGTTTTCAATGGAAATGCGCAGTATCGAGGTTGTGTAAATACAAAGAGAATCTCAGTGTGGACACAGGTTCATTAACCCCAAGTGCTTCAGTCCCATCGCCAATTCAACACGGAGTTGGGCCGAGTGGCGCCCCGCTGCTCCCCGCATACCACACACACCTTTTTGACCCCAACCGTGATTACTTAGGATCCAAGAGCGAGAGacgtgaaatgaaacgcaAGTTGAATGTGAAGGAGTTGTTCAATATCGGTCAGAAGAAACGAAAGAAAATACCAGAAGAAAAACCACAGAAGGTCATGACGCCGAAGAAGCAGAAGGTCgtaaagaagaaaattacCCCATCAAAACCTGATAGTAAGAAAAAGGTGTCAAGGAATGATATTCCTG AGGCAGTAGCTTCAATTATAGGAACAGTTAACGAGGAACTAGAACAGAAAGATAAATTAGATTCCACAGCTGCTGAATCTGTAGTTACAGAGGCGAAAGATGATATTAAAGATAATATGGATGTGGAAAATGAAATCGTAGAAACTTCTAGCGAAATTACCATTTCTGAAACAGAAGGAAAGGCACAGGAACTTGATGTTGTTACCCATTCCCAGATTGATACAACAGTTgctaataatgttttatcaaCATCAGTAAATGATAattctatttgtgaaaatgcAGCTGACATGTTAACTATTGAAAATGAAGCATTAGTTATTGGGAACAATGAATCAAGTCCCGAAAAGGACTCACCTTGTGCCGTTGCCagtgaaacaataaaaacagaagATTTAGTTGATAAAACTGAAACTGTTGGTGAAACACATAAGACT ataccAGAAGAGGAGCTGAAGCTTGAGATATTCGAGAAACAAGACGAAGTGAAGCACGAGGAGGtcatagacaaaataaaagaggtcattacaaaaatagagGGTGATTTGAACCACGTACAAGTCGAGTCGCCCAaagctgaaattaaaattgaggGCATAAAAGAGGAAGCAAGAgagaaaagtaaaaagttgtcgaaaataaagaaaggtAAAAAGTTGAGGTTGTTACAGGAGAAGAAGGTGAAGAAGCAGGTGGAGAAAGTGAAGAATGAGCTGGAAGAGATGAAGCGGCAGGTTGAAGAAATGAGGAAGCAGATGTTGATGAAGACTGGTGGGGTTGAGGGGGAGGGACCCATGCAGATGCCCGAGAGCTTCCTGTTGCCTGGAGAGTGGTGTTGCAAGTGGGTCAACGGCCAGCCCGTGGGAAAAGTGTGTGAATTGGAGTCTGACCCACGCGAAGAAGCTAAAGGGGGTCTGCCGAGGAGAAGTGTGCAA GTTGAAGATAAACGGTTACCTGAGGGCTGGACTAAACACATGGTTCGAAGGAGTCTGGGACATTCGGCGGGGAAATGGGATGTGGTTTTAGTTAG TCCCGACAACCGTCGATTTCACACGAAGACGGACATGCGCAACTACCTGGAGAACAACCCCGATGAGGAGCTGAAGCAATACGAGCACGCGCTCATGGACTTCGGAGTACACCTCAAGCTGTCGCGGAGGATGGGCTGGTTCACTACCACACCAG GTGGCACAGACGATATACCCGTGATGACCCTCCCGGCCGGCACGCTGAACACGACGTCGCCGCTCGTGAAGCGGAGGAAGCTCAGCCTCAAGAACAGGCCGCGGCAGATCAAGATCAAGATGAAGGAGAAGAAGAGGAAGCCGGCGCGGAAGGGCTACGAA atCCCTTCGGCAGAGCATTTAGGAGCAGCTGGATCAGCAGACGGAGAATACATGGTGGTCGACACTTCCGCGCCTCTCCCGCCGAGTGACCCGCCTTTAGAAGATGGTTACG TATATGTCGGCTCACTAAAAGTACAAATCATCGAGAATCTTCTCCGCTGTCCAGCTGAGGGTTGCTTTAAAAACTTCAGGAATAACACCCTCATAAAAATGCACATAAAGCATTACCATAGAGAGCTCCGAAAGATGTTGGGTAGAACGCCTAAAGTAGCAGATTTGGCGTCCGCCAGAGCATTACCAACGGACGTGCCGCTTCAAAAAGGCAGAGAACCAGAATTAAAGACACTTAAAGTCAAAATCgcaaaaatacacaataaagaaataaagaatacaATAAAGAAAGAGGAGCCGAAACAAGAAGTGAAACTTGAATTACCGATAGAAACACCAACAACTCCAGTGAAAGACATTGAAATGCCTAAGCAGGATTCACCAAAATTGAGACACGCTTTAGTGAATAAACCATTGAAAAGGCCCAGAGTTTTATTGCCAGTACGAAGGGCTGAGCCCGAGTTTGAGCCTGTTGAAGAGATCGAGGAAGCCATATCGGAGCCGATGCAAATGATTGATATACAAGATTTCGAAGCTGCTATTTCCACACATACAGTTACAAAACCCACTAATTTTGATAAGATTAAAGTTATAAGTGAGGATGATGAGTGGTATGGCATGAATTCTGATGTGGACACTCAATCGAGTTTCCCAAGGTCCGGGAGCCCTGATTCAAAGAGTATGGACCAGAAGCCGGTGTCGTCAGAATCTAATGAGGAACACCAGAAGGATATGGATAATTACACTTACACTGAAA atGGTGAACGCATCAAAATCGTGCACATGAAGCGAGAAGAGATAATAAACTGCCACTGTGGTTTCCGAGAAGAGGACGGACTAATGGTGCAGTGTGAATTGTGTTTGTGTTGGCAACACGCGCTCTGTCACAACATTCAGAAGGAGTCTGAG GTTCCAGAGAAATACACGTGCAGCATATGCCTGAACCCGTGGCGCGGTCGGCGCTCGAAGCGGTTCGTGCACGACCAGGACCGGCTGTACGAGGGCGCGCTGCCGGGCggcggcgggggcgggggcgcgggcgcgggggGCGGGGGCACCAACGCGCGGCTGCGGCGGGCGCACGAGCTGGGCGGCAACCTGCTGCGGCTGCAGGACGCTCTGCACGCGCTGCAAGTCAAGTACCACGTCGCTGT TAAGAAAGATCACCCAAAACTTTACCTCTGGGCCAAAGACTGGGAGAACGGAGACATCAACATGACTCAGGAGCGACTCAACTCGGAGTACTCGGACCTGAACATCATGTTGAACTCCATCGGCAAGGAGAACATGAGGATCAAGGTCGACGACCTCAATAACATTGATATGGACCATGACAG AGTAAGCCAGCGCGATGGCCTCAACCCCGTGGTGCTGAGCGGGCTGGTGTCCAGCCCGGGCGCGCTCGAGCTGCCGCTGTCCGGCTCCGAGCTCGAGCGCCTCGCCGGCGACGCGCAGGACG AACAAGAGTTACCCCGCGGGCCTCAACCTGAAGCAGCTATAGAGAACGGTCCGTGCCGAGAACGTTTGCTGCGACACATACAACGATGTCAAGCTATCATCGACGCTAGGTTGGACTCCATCGAGGCCCAGGTGGCAG AGCTAGAATCTCAAGACCCATCATTTGAAGATGACGAGACAGCCGACTACTTCCCCCGCACCAAGCAGACCATACAAATGTTGATGAGGGACCTGGACACTATGGAAGAACTTGGTGCCAGTTAA